A segment of the Manis javanica isolate MJ-LG chromosome 17, MJ_LKY, whole genome shotgun sequence genome:
ATGAGGGAGACTGTGGGAGGAGAGCAGGAGCTGAGTTTGAGATGCCAGTGAGGCATCCGAGTGGCTGTGACATTTGGATATAGGAGCCTGGAGCTCAGGGGAGAGGACTGGGCAGGAATCTGAAGCAGAGAAGTAGTGGATGAAGCTGTCATCAAGGGAGAGAGAGCAGTCAGAGGCAAGAAGATGGTCAGAGACAGCCCTGACAGTGATAAGTAGGCCGAGGACTTCGGTCCTCCCCTCCACTCCCCGTTCTCTGGTGGGCAGGATGTAGTGTTCCTCAGCTTCCAGCGTGCACAGTCCACCAGTGTGAAGCTTGCATCTGTGAGGCTGTCCTACTATCTTATCATGTACCAAATAGCAGCTACCTGTAAATCTAACCTACAAGTCGGCTCCCTTTCAGACATTAGCCTCATTCCAAGCAGCTCTGTCTGTGATATCACAGGTTTGATGTGCTAATTACATTTCATTTCTGCATACACATGGAAAAACATTTACAACTATGCATATAAAAGTGGCATCTCTTCCTGACTTAAGCCACCTTTGCTCATGCCAAGCCACCACTACTAGCATATACTGTGCCTTTCTGCACGTGGAGAAGGGCACCCCCTCCTGGTGTGGGGAGAAAGTTCATCTAAATCTCTCTCCGCCCGGTGCTCCCCCTGGCGGTTGCTgttgtgcagtgcacaacctgTATCACTATCAAGCCGATTTGGATTTACCGCAGTTGAGGAAGCGCTGGACTGACTAAACCATGTGCGGTTCTTAGTTTACACCGGGCCCCACTGTCGTTGTTGTTATTAATGGTAGTATCGTAGTGCTGTGGGAAGGGGGAGCAAGGAGAGCGCCCACCCCAGGCCCCACTCCTGGATCCTCGGTGTCTTCCCAGGGGCTGCAGAAGATGATAGACCCTACCTAGCACCCCCAGCCATGAAGTTCAGCCGCAGCCTGTCTGTGCCTGGCTCGGAGGACATCCCCCCGCCACCCACCACGTCCCCACCGGAGCCCCCCTACAGCACacctccagccccctcctcctccggACGGCTCACCCCCTCACCCCGCGGAGGGGCCTTCAACCCCGGCTCAGGTGGCCCCCTCCCCGCCTCTTCCCCTTCGTCCTTTGACGGGCCCTCCCTTCCCGACACCCGTGTAGGGGGCCGAGAGAAGAGCCTGTACCACAGCGGCCCTCTGCCCCCGgcccaccaccaccctccccaccaccaccaccaccacgccCCGCCCCCGCAGCCTCACCACCACCACGCCCACCCCCCTCACCCGCCGGAGATGGAGACCGGGGGCTCCCCCGACGACCCCCCGCCGCGACTGGCTCTGGGGCCCCAGCCTAGCCTGCGCGGCTGGCGGGGCGGCGGGCCCAGCCCGACCCCGGGGGCCCCGTCCCCGGCGCACCATGGCGGCGCGGGCGGGGGCCTCGGCTccccccaggcccccgccctGCGTTACTTTCAGCTGCCCCCGCGGGCGGCCAGCGCGGCCATGTACGTGCCCGCGCGCTCGGGCCGCGGGCGCAAGGGGCCGCTGGTCAAGCAGACCAAAGTGGAGGGCGAGCCCCAGAAGGGCGGCGGCCTCCCGCCCGCCCCCTCGCCCGCGTCCCCGCAGCCGCCGCCGGCCGCCCCCTCGGAGAAGAactccatccccatccccaccatcaTCATCAAGGCCCCGTCCACCAGTAGCAGCGGCCGCAGCAGCCAGGGCAGCAGCACCGAGGCGGAGCCCCCGAGCCAGCCCGAGGCCGGCGGCGGCCCCTCCGCGCAAAGCCCCGGCCCGGCCGTGCCGCCCTCGCCCTCGCCCGTGCCCACCCCCACGTCGCCCAGCGGCCCCGCCACCCTCGACTTCACCAGCCAGTTCGGAGCGGCGCTGGTGGGGGCGGCGCGCAGAGAAGGGGGCTGGCAGAGCGAGGCCCGCCGGCGCTCCACGCTCTTCCTCTCCACCGACGCGGGGGACGAGGACGGCGGCGACGGCGTGCTCGGGGCGGGGGCGCCCCCGGGCCCCCGGCTGCGCCACTCCAAGTCCATCGACGAGGGCATGTTCTCCGCCGAGCCCTACCTCCGGCTGGAGACCGGCGGTGGCGGCGGCTACGCGGGCTACGGGCCGGGCGGCCGAGCCTACGCGGGCAGCGGGAGCAGCAGCGCCTTCACCAGCTTCCTGCCGCCGCGGCCCCTGGTCCACCCGCTGACCGGCAAGGCCCTGGACCCCGCCTCCCCGCTTGGGCTGGCCCTGGCCGCCCGAGAGCGGGCGCTGAAGGAGTCCTCGGAGGGCGGCGGGGCCCCCCAGCCGCCTCCACGGCCCCCATCGCCCCGCTACGAGGCCCCGCCACCCACCCCGCACCACCACTCGCCCCACGCCCACCACGAGCCATTGCTGCGTCTCTGGGGAGCCTCCCCACCGGACCCcgcccgccgggagctggggtacCGCGCAGGGCTGGGCAGCCAGGAAAAGTCCCTTCCGGCCAGCCCACCAGCAGCCCGACGCTCCTTGCTGCACCGCTTGCCGCCAACAGCCCCCGGGGTGGGGCCCCTCCTGCTACAGCTGGGCTCGGAGCCCCCCGCCCCGCACCCGGGGGTGAGCAAGGCCTGGAGGTCCGCAGCCCCTGAGGAGCCCGAGCGGCTGCCCCTACACGTGCGGTTCCTTGAGAACTGCCAGCCCCGGGCCACTGGGGCGGCAGGGAGGGGACCCCCCTCAGAGGATGGGCCTGGGGTTCCGCCTCCCAGCCCACGCCGGTCCGTACCCCCTTCGCCAACCTCCCCACGGGGCAGTGAAGAGAACGGGCTTCCTCTGTTGGTCCTGCCGCCCCCTGCCCCCTCCGTGGACGTGGAAGACGGTGAATTCCTCTTTGTGGAACCGCTGCCCCCCCCTCTAGAGTTCTCCAACAGCTTCGAGAAGCCCGAGTCGCCCCTCACGCCTGGGCCTCCCCACCCACTGCCAGACCCACCCACCCCGACCAGCCCGTTGCCCCCTGTGCCACCCCCTGCCGTTGCCTCTGCCCCGCCCACCCTGGACTCCACCGCATCCAGCCTGACTTCCTATGACAGTGAGGTGGCCACGCTGACCCAGGGGGCCCCTGCAGCTCCTGGGGACgcccctcctccaggcccacctgcCCCAGCCGCCCCAGCTCCCCCGGCCCCACAGCCTGGCCCAGACCCTCCACCTGGCACCGATTCTGGTATTGAGGAGGTGGACAGTCGGAGCAGTAGTGACCACCCTCTGGAGACCATCAGCAGCGCATCCACGCTGAGCAGCCTGTCTGCTGAAGGTGGTGGCAGCGCAGGAGGTGGTGGCGGCGGGGCCAGTGTGGCCAGTGGGCCTGAGCTTCTGGACACCTATGTGGCCTACCTGGATGGCCAGGCCTTTGGTGGGAGTGGTACTCCTGGCCCACCATACCCCCCACAGCTCATGACTCCCTCTAAGCTCCGGGGTCGGGCACTGGGGGCCAGTGGTGGCCTGCGGCCCAGCCCCAGTGGGGGACTCCGCGACCCTATCACTCCCACCAGCCCCACTGTCTCGGTGACAGGGGCTGGAACCGATGGGCTGCTGGCCCTGAGTGGTTGCTCTGGACCATCGACAGTGGGTGTACCCGGGGGTCCAGTGACTGTAGAGCCAGAAGGCCCACCAGTGCCCTTGCCATCGGCTTCCTCCCTGCCTCGGAAGCTGCTGCCTTGGGAGGAGGGCCCGGGCCCTCCGCCACCACCCCTGCCCGGGCCCCTGGCCCAGCCTCAGGCCTCAGCCTTGGCCACAGTGAAAGCCAGCATCATCAGTGAGCTCAGCTCCAAGCTTCAGCAATTCGGGGGCTCTTCGGCAGCTGGTGGCGCTCTGCCGTGGGCCCGGGGAGGCAGCGGGGGAAGCGGGGACAGCCACCACGGGGGAGCCAGCTATGTTCCCGAGAGGACCTCTTCCCTGCAACGGCAGAGGTAAGCAGGGGCTGATGCTGTGGGTACCAGAGTCCACCTTCCCCATAGCTGTATCCCTTTAGGATCCCAGATGGCAGAAACAACACAAACTAGGCTGGCTTGCAGACGTTTGTCCTCAAGGAAAACATACTTTCACAGATAACTTTAAGTTTTCCCTTTATCTCAGTAGCTTCTGTGGTCTCTCATCACCATGACAACCCACATCCGATGATGAACaaaaagttattagcaaaagagaCTGGAGCAAATTTGCTGATGTCTGTTTCATTGGTGGGCTGTCAGTTCTGACAGTCCCTGAAATCTGCAAGTCCCCTGAACCCAGTGTAGCTCAAAACAGGATGCTTTAGGGCACAGCGGTTCTGAGTGTGGTTCTGGAGCAGATCTTGGATTCTGGTCCCAGCCCTGTATTTTCTAACTGGGTGGCCTTAGGCAAAGGAATGCGCGTCTCTGTGAAGGGGGATAGCATATAGTACCCACCTAAAGAGGtttttgagaggattaaatgtgGGCCATTGTTAcaagatggggaggggaggggcctccTACAAAAGCCCAGCAAATACAGATGGGGAAATGTGGGAGGTTGCAGAAGTTTCCCACAGCAGCAAGCTAGCCTGAATCACCATAAGGTTCCAGGTCATTCAGGACTTTCTAGGCTTAGGGAAAGTAGAGTCACCTTCCTGATTCAGACACAGAGAGAGTGGGGAAGGCTTCTTCAATCCCCTTGTCCATCTGCAGGACTCACTTTAATTCTGTTTGAGGATCTGATGTCCTCATGGTGATACTCAAACGTGGTTTTATCAGGCCTTTGAGATCTTAAGGCAAgtcactgattatttttaagtcttCTGGGTAGAGGAGAGGATGCTTAGTTTAGTCGACAGATGCGCCGGCTACTGGTTTATCACCTTCCATGTGCTGGGTGCCCTTCTGGGTGAGCGGGACCCCAGAGCGGGCAGGATGGGCAAAGCAGTGCCCTCACAGAGCTCCTAGTCTCATGAGGCAGGATGGGgaccagaaaattttaaaaatcattgcagtcatcctctggaaaaaaaatacaataatgggATGGTTAGAGAAGGTCTCTCAAGTGACCAGCATGATGAGCAGAgactggaggaggggagggaacaCAACCCATGGTAAGTGGGGGAAGAATGAGCTAGGCAGAGGGAACCAccagtgcaaagaccctgaggtagGACTGTTCTGGAGGCAGCAAAAGGGATGAGGGGAACCTTTTTCTCcccttgtttcttctctttttcatcttcctctcctcatctctctctccctctctctctgtcccccatcccctttcatttctctccCCCCAATGCTCATCCACTTTGTCCCTGCTCACTGTCTCCCTGTCTTCCACTCTGCTGTGACTGGCCATAACCCGAAAGGCAGTATAGAGTAGTGGTTAAGAGCTCAGACTTTGGTGCCATATAActgggctctgccacttcctggctgtgtgtccttaggcaagttacttaacctctctgtgctgacgatgatgatgatgataatagtaACCTGCATCAGGGCTGTCATGGGGATTAAATTGAGATCCAATATGCAGAGCActcagaacaatgcctggcacacgtGAGCATCAGTAAGTGGTGGCGATTATTATTATCACttaatgtctctttttctttcatctctcttgactgtcaccctctccctgctcccctcatCTCTGTCCTGACATTCGTCATACCCCCTCGCTCCTCTCTCTTACCATCTCTCTTCTCGgtctctctgcccccaccccatgtctctcttcccctctccctgtaTCTTGACCTCTGCCTGTTTCTCACCCCACCCTTGCCCTCCAAACCCCtctcctccacccctgccccttgTCACTTTGCAGACTCTCTGAAGACGCCCAGCCCTCACTCCTCTCCAAACCCGTCAGCAGCCTGTTTCAGAACTGGCCCAAACCACCTCTGCCACCACTCCCCACAGGAACTGGGGTCCCCCCTTCAGCCGCTGGGGCCCCAGGAGCCACCTCgccctcagcctcctcctccacGTCCACCCGCCACCTCCAGGGCGTGGAGTTCGAGATGCGGCCCCCTCTGCTCCGCAGGGCCCCCAGCCCCTCGCTGCTGCCCACCTCGGAGCACAAGGTCAGCCCTGCGCCCCGGCCCTCGTCCCTGCCCATCCTGCCTTCTGGACCCCTCTACCCGGGCCTCTTTGACATCCGCAGCTCCCCCACTGGAGGGGCAGGAGGCTCAGCTGACCCCTTCGCCCCTGTCTTTGTGCCACCGCACCCTGGGATGTCCGGGGGGCTTGGTGGAGCCTTGTCAGGGGCCTCGCGATCCCTCTCACCAACCCGCCTGCTTTCGCTGCCCCCGGACAAGCCTTTTGGCGCTAAACCTCTGGGGTTCTGGACCAAGTTCGACGTGGCTGATTGGCTTGAGTGGCTGGGCTTGGCTGAGCACCGAGCCCAGTTCCTGGACCACGAGATTGACGGTTCCCACCTGCCCGCCTTGACCAAGGAGGACTATGTCGATCTGGGTGTGACCAGGGTGGGCCACCGCATGAACATCGACCGGGCTCTCAAATTTTTCCTGGAGAGGTGATGGCTGGCCTGGACGGACCAGCCCGTCCACAGAACCCTTGAGCCTTCTGGCCTCTTGACCTCTGACCCCTGACCATCATTGTCTGTCCTGGGCCAGGGACTCTACTAAAACTGCTCCCTGCCCTCGTCTCCCAAGGCCCGAGGTCACCAGATGGCCTGATCCTGGCCAGGCATCGCACCTCACAGGAGGGGGCAGCTGACACAGACTGTGTGTgaaacagagagcagagagcagcgGAAGGGGGTGGCTGGAGGAAATTAcagagggggatggaggagaagggaagggtCGATTTTGGGGGGGGACAGACAGAGCCATAGAGGGTCAGCCCTGAGCCTGACTGGATGGGGGGTCATCCCCCAGGCCACAGGGGAAGGGAGTGCCCTCAGATTCCACCACCTGCCGCCCCTCTAAcaacccttcccccatctccAGGCCCCACCTTCCCCTCTCCCAGCACACACAGCAGCCCCCCCTGCCTTTTGCACGCTCCTTTGCACGCCTGCttgcctctcttccctccctgggcTACAATTTTGCACAAACTTGCCCTCTCGCAGTCTTGCACACTCCACCTTCGCTTCCCGCTTGCGAGGCCCTCTCAGCTCTCAAACACGCGCTGTTTCTCTCGCACTCTGCGTTTCCGTTCCCATGCTCCACACCGACTCCCTGGAACTCGGCTTGCACACTCTTCCCTCGGCCCTCCCTTACACTCCTCACTTCTGGAAATCTCCGGGCCCTTGCTGCAGACACACTTGGGACACCCTTTCCCTCGCCCACTCACAGACTCTGCACACATCCCCTGGCACACCCTTCTCTTTGTTCAGCCCTTGCACACTCGCTGGCCTGTGCACCTCTGCTGACACTCTTGCCTCCGACTTTCCCTTCCTATCCTTGAACCCCGCCCCATTCTTTCTGGACCCAtctctcccacctctccctctcACGTGACACGCCCAtacccttccctccccttctcacACACTCACTTCTTACCACGTATCTTGCATCTTGCCTCCCAGGAACTGGTTCTCTCTCAAAtgcccactccctcccttctttgCCGGACTCCCACTGCCTCCCACCTTTCTCTTCCCAATCTTTGTCCAGCTCCACTCTTGACTCTCTTGTGAGCCTCCCCACACACTCACTCTGGCACACGCGCCCTCCCAGCACTCCCGTGGCTCTCTTCGAGCCAAGTGTGTTTTCCCTGAACAATGTCCTTGCACACCGTGCCTTCGCGGCACACTCGTTTTTGAGTTTCCACTTCTTGTCATCTTCAGGTGACTTTTCCCATCTCCCTGGGTGGGGGGACTGTACCCCTCTTTTCTTCTGCACAGTGGTCTCAGTCCACATTCCTTGCGCTGTATTCTGGTTTCTCGCTTGGCGCC
Coding sequences within it:
- the SHANK1 gene encoding SH3 and multiple ankyrin repeat domains protein 1 isoform X1, giving the protein MTHSPVSSEDEERHSASECPEGGSESDSSPDGPGRGPRGPRGQGSGVPGSLASVRGLQGRSMSVPDDAHFSMMVFRIGIPDLHQTKCLRFNPDATIWTAKQQVLCALSESLQDVLNYGLFQPATSGRDANFLEEERLLREYPQSFEKGVPYLEFRYKTRVYKQTNLDEKQLAKLHTKTGLKKFLEYVQLGTSDKVARLLDKGLDPNYHDSDSGETPLTLAAQTEGSVEVIRTLCLGGAHIDFRARDGMTALHKAACARHCLALTTDRYTALTVTRPVGSEALLRPPGAPTLQLIGMRTFPYAQALLDLGGSPNYKDRRGLTPLFHTAMVGGDPRCCELLLFNRAQLGIADENGWQEIHQACQRGNSQHLEHLLFYGAEPGAQNASGNTALHICALYNKETCARILLYRGANKDVKNNNGQTPFQVAVIAGNFELGELIRNHREQDVVPFQESPKYAARRRGPPGAGLTVPPALLRANSDTSMALPDWMVFAAPGTSSSGAPGPTSGPQGQSQPSAPSTKLSSGTLRSASSPRGARARSPSRGRHPEEAKRQPRGRPSSSGTPREGPAGGTGGSGGPGGSLGSRGRRRKLYSAVPGRSFMAVKSYQAQAEGEISLSKGEKIKVLSIGEGGFWEGQVKGRVGWFPSDCLEEVANRSQEGKQESRSDKAKRLFRHYTVGSYDSFDAPRSLMDGIGPGSDYVIKEKTVLLQKKDSEGFGFVLRGAKAQTPIEEFTPTPAFPALQYLESVDEGGVAWRAGLRMGDFLIEVNGQNVVKVGHRQVVNMIRQGGNTLMVKVVMVTRHPDMDEAVRKKAPQQAKRLPPPAISLRSKSMTSELEEMVSPWKKKSEYEQQPAPVPSMEKKRTVYQMALNKLDEILAAAQQTISASESPGPGGLASLGKHRPKGFFATESSFDPHHRSQPSYERPSYLPPGPGLMLRQKSIGAAEDDRPYLAPPAMKFSRSLSVPGSEDIPPPPTTSPPEPPYSTPPAPSSSGRLTPSPRGGAFNPGSGGPLPASSPSSFDGPSLPDTRVGGREKSLYHSGPLPPAHHHPPHHHHHHAPPPQPHHHHAHPPHPPEMETGGSPDDPPPRLALGPQPSLRGWRGGGPSPTPGAPSPAHHGGAGGGLGSPQAPALRYFQLPPRAASAAMYVPARSGRGRKGPLVKQTKVEGEPQKGGGLPPAPSPASPQPPPAAPSEKNSIPIPTIIIKAPSTSSSGRSSQGSSTEAEPPSQPEAGGGPSAQSPGPAVPPSPSPVPTPTSPSGPATLDFTSQFGAALVGAARREGGWQSEARRRSTLFLSTDAGDEDGGDGVLGAGAPPGPRLRHSKSIDEGMFSAEPYLRLETGGGGGYAGYGPGGRAYAGSGSSSAFTSFLPPRPLVHPLTGKALDPASPLGLALAARERALKESSEGGGAPQPPPRPPSPRYEAPPPTPHHHSPHAHHEPLLRLWGASPPDPARRELGYRAGLGSQEKSLPASPPAARRSLLHRLPPTAPGVGPLLLQLGSEPPAPHPGVSKAWRSAAPEEPERLPLHVRFLENCQPRATGAAGRGPPSEDGPGVPPPSPRRSVPPSPTSPRGSEENGLPLLVLPPPAPSVDVEDGEFLFVEPLPPPLEFSNSFEKPESPLTPGPPHPLPDPPTPTSPLPPVPPPAVASAPPTLDSTASSLTSYDSEVATLTQGAPAAPGDAPPPGPPAPAAPAPPAPQPGPDPPPGTDSGIEEVDSRSSSDHPLETISSASTLSSLSAEGGGSAGGGGGGASVASGPELLDTYVAYLDGQAFGGSGTPGPPYPPQLMTPSKLRGRALGASGGLRPSPSGGLRDPITPTSPTVSVTGAGTDGLLALSGCSGPSTVGVPGGPVTVEPEGPPVPLPSASSLPRKLLPWEEGPGPPPPPLPGPLAQPQASALATVKASIISELSSKLQQFGGSSAAGGALPWARGGSGGSGDSHHGGASYVPERTSSLQRQRLSEDAQPSLLSKPVSSLFQNWPKPPLPPLPTGTGVPPSAAGAPGATSPSASSSTSTRHLQGVEFEMRPPLLRRAPSPSLLPTSEHKVSPAPRPSSLPILPSGPLYPGLFDIRSSPTGGAGGSADPFAPVFVPPHPGMSGGLGGALSGASRSLSPTRLLSLPPDKPFGAKPLGFWTKFDVADWLEWLGLAEHRAQFLDHEIDGSHLPALTKEDYVDLGVTRVGHRMNIDRALKFFLER
- the SHANK1 gene encoding SH3 and multiple ankyrin repeat domains protein 1 isoform X2; translated protein: MTHSPVSSEDEERHSASECPEGGSESDSSPDGPGRGPRGPRGQGSGVPGSLASVRGLQGRSMSVPDDAHFSMMVFRIGIPDLHQTKCLRFNPDATIWTAKQQVLCALSESLQDVLNYGLFQPATSGRDANFLEEERLLREYPQSFEKGVPYLEFRYKTRVYKQTNLDEKQLAKLHTKTGLKKFLEYVQLGTSDKVARLLDKGLDPNYHDSDSGETPLTLAAQTEGSVEVIRTLCLGGAHIDFRARDGMTALHKAACARHCLALTTDRYTALTVTRPVGSEALLRPPGAPTLQLIGMRTFPYAQALLDLGGSPNYKDRRGLTPLFHTAMVGGDPRCCELLLFNRAQLGIADENGWQEIHQACQRGNSQHLEHLLFYGAEPGAQNASGNTALHICALYNKETCARILLYRGANKDVKNNNGQTPFQVAVIAGNFELGELIRNHREQDVVPFQESPKYAARRRGPPGAGLTVPPALLRANSDTSMALPDWMVFAAPGTSSSGAPGPTSGPQGQSQPSAPSTKLSSGTLRSASSPRGARARSPSRGRHPEEAKRQPRGRPSSSGTPREGPAGGTGGSGGPGGSLGSRGRRRKLYSAVPGRSFMAVKSYQAQAEGEISLSKGEKIKVLSIGEGGFWEGQVKGRVGWFPSDCLEEVANRSQEGKQESRSDKAKRLFRHYTVGSYDSFDAPRSLMDGIGPGSDYVIKEKTVLLQKKDSEGFGFVLRGAKAQTPIEEFTPTPAFPALQYLESVDEGGVAWRAGLRMGDFLIEVNGQNVVKVGHRQVVNMIRQGGNTLMVKVVMVTRHPDMDEAVRKKAPQQAKRLPPPAISLRSKSMTSELEEMEYEQQPAPVPSMEKKRTVYQMALNKLDEILAAAQQTISASESPGPGGLASLGKHRPKGFFATESSFDPHHRSQPSYERPSYLPPGPGLMLRQKSIGAAEDDRPYLAPPAMKFSRSLSVPGSEDIPPPPTTSPPEPPYSTPPAPSSSGRLTPSPRGGAFNPGSGGPLPASSPSSFDGPSLPDTRVGGREKSLYHSGPLPPAHHHPPHHHHHHAPPPQPHHHHAHPPHPPEMETGGSPDDPPPRLALGPQPSLRGWRGGGPSPTPGAPSPAHHGGAGGGLGSPQAPALRYFQLPPRAASAAMYVPARSGRGRKGPLVKQTKVEGEPQKGGGLPPAPSPASPQPPPAAPSEKNSIPIPTIIIKAPSTSSSGRSSQGSSTEAEPPSQPEAGGGPSAQSPGPAVPPSPSPVPTPTSPSGPATLDFTSQFGAALVGAARREGGWQSEARRRSTLFLSTDAGDEDGGDGVLGAGAPPGPRLRHSKSIDEGMFSAEPYLRLETGGGGGYAGYGPGGRAYAGSGSSSAFTSFLPPRPLVHPLTGKALDPASPLGLALAARERALKESSEGGGAPQPPPRPPSPRYEAPPPTPHHHSPHAHHEPLLRLWGASPPDPARRELGYRAGLGSQEKSLPASPPAARRSLLHRLPPTAPGVGPLLLQLGSEPPAPHPGVSKAWRSAAPEEPERLPLHVRFLENCQPRATGAAGRGPPSEDGPGVPPPSPRRSVPPSPTSPRGSEENGLPLLVLPPPAPSVDVEDGEFLFVEPLPPPLEFSNSFEKPESPLTPGPPHPLPDPPTPTSPLPPVPPPAVASAPPTLDSTASSLTSYDSEVATLTQGAPAAPGDAPPPGPPAPAAPAPPAPQPGPDPPPGTDSGIEEVDSRSSSDHPLETISSASTLSSLSAEGGGSAGGGGGGASVASGPELLDTYVAYLDGQAFGGSGTPGPPYPPQLMTPSKLRGRALGASGGLRPSPSGGLRDPITPTSPTVSVTGAGTDGLLALSGCSGPSTVGVPGGPVTVEPEGPPVPLPSASSLPRKLLPWEEGPGPPPPPLPGPLAQPQASALATVKASIISELSSKLQQFGGSSAAGGALPWARGGSGGSGDSHHGGASYVPERTSSLQRQRLSEDAQPSLLSKPVSSLFQNWPKPPLPPLPTGTGVPPSAAGAPGATSPSASSSTSTRHLQGVEFEMRPPLLRRAPSPSLLPTSEHKVSPAPRPSSLPILPSGPLYPGLFDIRSSPTGGAGGSADPFAPVFVPPHPGMSGGLGGALSGASRSLSPTRLLSLPPDKPFGAKPLGFWTKFDVADWLEWLGLAEHRAQFLDHEIDGSHLPALTKEDYVDLGVTRVGHRMNIDRALKFFLER
- the SHANK1 gene encoding SH3 and multiple ankyrin repeat domains protein 1 isoform X3; the protein is MTHSPVSSEDEERHSASECPEGGSESDSSPDGPGRGPRGPRGQGSGVPGSLASVRGLQGRSMSVPDDAHFSMMVFRIGIPDLHQTKCLRFNPDATIWTAKQQVLCALSESLQDVLNYGLFQPATSGRDANFLEEERLLREYPQSFEKGVPYLEFRYKTRVYKQTNLDEKQLAKLHTKTGLKKFLEYVQLGTSDKVARLLDKGLDPNYHDSDSGETPLTLAAQTEGSVEVIRTLCLGGAHIDFRARDGMTALHKAACARHCLALTTDRYTALTVTRPVGSEALLRPPGAPTLQLIGMRTFPYAQALLDLGGSPNYKDRRGLTPLFHTAMVGGDPRCCELLLFNRAQLGIADENGWQEIHQACQRGNSQHLEHLLFYGAEPGAQNASGNTALHICALYNKETCARILLYRGANKDVKNNNGQTPFQVAVIAGNFELGELIRNHREQDVVPFQESPKYAARRRGPPGAGLTVPPALLRANSDTSMALPDWMVFAAPGTSSSGAPGPTSGPQGQSQPSAPSTKLSSGTLRSASSPRGARARSPSRGRHPEEAKRQPRGRPSSSGTPREGPAGGTGGSGGPGGSLGSRGRRRKLYSAVPGRSFMAVKSYQAQAEGEISLSKGEKIKVLSIGEGGFWEGQVKGRVGWFPSDCLEEVANRSQEGKQESRSDKAKRLFRHYTVGSYDSFDAPSDYVIKEKTVLLQKKDSEGFGFVLRGAKAQTPIEEFTPTPAFPALQYLESVDEGGVAWRAGLRMGDFLIEVNGQNVVKVGHRQVVNMIRQGGNTLMVKVVMVTRHPDMDEAVRKKAPQQAKRLPPPAISLRSKSMTSELEEMVSPWKKKSEYEQQPAPVPSMEKKRTVYQMALNKLDEILAAAQQTISASESPGPGGLASLGKHRPKGFFATESSFDPHHRSQPSYERPSYLPPGPGLMLRQKSIGAAEDDRPYLAPPAMKFSRSLSVPGSEDIPPPPTTSPPEPPYSTPPAPSSSGRLTPSPRGGAFNPGSGGPLPASSPSSFDGPSLPDTRVGGREKSLYHSGPLPPAHHHPPHHHHHHAPPPQPHHHHAHPPHPPEMETGGSPDDPPPRLALGPQPSLRGWRGGGPSPTPGAPSPAHHGGAGGGLGSPQAPALRYFQLPPRAASAAMYVPARSGRGRKGPLVKQTKVEGEPQKGGGLPPAPSPASPQPPPAAPSEKNSIPIPTIIIKAPSTSSSGRSSQGSSTEAEPPSQPEAGGGPSAQSPGPAVPPSPSPVPTPTSPSGPATLDFTSQFGAALVGAARREGGWQSEARRRSTLFLSTDAGDEDGGDGVLGAGAPPGPRLRHSKSIDEGMFSAEPYLRLETGGGGGYAGYGPGGRAYAGSGSSSAFTSFLPPRPLVHPLTGKALDPASPLGLALAARERALKESSEGGGAPQPPPRPPSPRYEAPPPTPHHHSPHAHHEPLLRLWGASPPDPARRELGYRAGLGSQEKSLPASPPAARRSLLHRLPPTAPGVGPLLLQLGSEPPAPHPGVSKAWRSAAPEEPERLPLHVRFLENCQPRATGAAGRGPPSEDGPGVPPPSPRRSVPPSPTSPRGSEENGLPLLVLPPPAPSVDVEDGEFLFVEPLPPPLEFSNSFEKPESPLTPGPPHPLPDPPTPTSPLPPVPPPAVASAPPTLDSTASSLTSYDSEVATLTQGAPAAPGDAPPPGPPAPAAPAPPAPQPGPDPPPGTDSGIEEVDSRSSSDHPLETISSASTLSSLSAEGGGSAGGGGGGASVASGPELLDTYVAYLDGQAFGGSGTPGPPYPPQLMTPSKLRGRALGASGGLRPSPSGGLRDPITPTSPTVSVTGAGTDGLLALSGCSGPSTVGVPGGPVTVEPEGPPVPLPSASSLPRKLLPWEEGPGPPPPPLPGPLAQPQASALATVKASIISELSSKLQQFGGSSAAGGALPWARGGSGGSGDSHHGGASYVPERTSSLQRQRLSEDAQPSLLSKPVSSLFQNWPKPPLPPLPTGTGVPPSAAGAPGATSPSASSSTSTRHLQGVEFEMRPPLLRRAPSPSLLPTSEHKVSPAPRPSSLPILPSGPLYPGLFDIRSSPTGGAGGSADPFAPVFVPPHPGMSGGLGGALSGASRSLSPTRLLSLPPDKPFGAKPLGFWTKFDVADWLEWLGLAEHRAQFLDHEIDGSHLPALTKEDYVDLGVTRVGHRMNIDRALKFFLER